A window of Gigantopelta aegis isolate Gae_Host unplaced genomic scaffold, Gae_host_genome scaffold1913, whole genome shotgun sequence contains these coding sequences:
- the LOC121367205 gene encoding LOW QUALITY PROTEIN: uncharacterized protein LOC121367205 (The sequence of the model RefSeq protein was modified relative to this genomic sequence to represent the inferred CDS: deleted 1 base in 1 codon): MEEIGERPAKLTSFRNIWNRLLPHIVRTKPMSDLCWECQKNNAAVYRSANLPDIVKCAKLKKQMDHLQLVAEERTLYRDMVTECKTSVVGLKLGHNPPCSRDIKGHYSFDFAQQVHIPSNPLQPGPIYFLVPRKCGIFGVSCEGIPQQVNYLIDEGMCSSKGSNAVISYLHHFFENYGRRKDVHLHCDNCSGQNKKKFVVWYFAWRVMNHLHLNLSLNFMIVGHTKFGPDWCFGLLKQNFRRTEVCSLEEMAACVKKSSTSGVNMSQLVGDESGKVLVPMYDWQKFLTPFFKPLPGIKKLQHMRFDSKQPGLILVKDSSDCEETAVQVLKDVRIRPPAALPVTVAPPGLDKKRQWYLFAKIREFCTESTQDIVCPRPAGQVSESSEDEEEIRPPPAKKSHRNKRVLKEKN; encoded by the exons ATGGAAGAAATTG GCGAACGACCTGCCAAGCTGACATCGTTCCGGAATATTTGGAATCGACTGTTGCCCCACATTGTGAGGACAAAACCCATGTCGGATCTGTGTTGGGAATGCCAAAAGAACAATGCAGCAGTGTATCGCAGTGCAAACCTTCCTGACATTGTGAAGTGTGCAAAGTTGAAAAAACAGATGGATCACTTACAACTGGTTGCCGAAGAACGGACACTCTACAGGGACATGGTAACTGAGTGCAAGACATCAGTTGTTGGTTTAAAGCTGGGACACAATCCACCATGCTCTAGAGACATTAAAGGTCATTATTCATTTGACTTCGCACAGCAAGTCCACATTCCTTCAAACCCTCTGCAGCCAGGACCTATCTATTTTCTTGTGCCCCGAAAATGTGGCATATTTGGAGTAAGCTGTGAGGGCATACCCCAACAAGTCAACTATCTCATTGATGAGGGCATGTGCTCAAGTAAAGGATCAAATGCTGTGATCAGCTATCTGCATCacttttttgaaaattatggacggcgaAAA GATGTTCACTTGCACTGTGACAACTGTAGTGgccagaataaaaaaaaatttgttgtgTGGTACTTCGCTTGGCGTGTGATGAATCACCTTCATTTGAATCTTTCGCTGAACTTTATGATCGTTGGTCACACGAAATTTGGACCCGATTGGTGTTTTGGTctactaaaacaaaactttcGTAGGACAGAGGTGTGTTCCCTTGAAGAGATGGCTGCATGTGTCAAGAAAAGTTCCACTAGTGGTGTCAACATGTCTCAGCTGGTTGGAGACGAGTCAGGAAAGGTGTTGGTTCCCATGTACGATTGGCAGAAGTTCCTGACACCCTTCTTTAAACCTCTTCCTGGCATCAAGAAATTGCAGCACATGAG GTTTGACAGTAAACAACCTGGATTAATCCTTGTCAAAGATTCATCTGATTGTGAGGAGACCGCTGTGCAGGTCTTGAAAGACGTGAGAATTCGGCCACCAGCTGCCCTACCTGTAACAGTTGCCCCACCTGGCCTAGATAAAAAGCGCCAGTGGTATTTATTTGCAAAGATTCGGGAATTCTGTACAGAGAGCACCCAAGACATCGTCTGTCCCCGTCCTGCTGGACAAGTATCTGAATCATCAGAGGATGAAGAAGAAATAAGGCCCCCACCTGCCAAAAAGTCCCACAGAAATAAAAGAGTGTTGAAGGAAAAAAATTAG